Part of the Deltaproteobacteria bacterium genome, GCTCCGCCAGATTGTTCAGACCTTCCTTGCCGGCGTTATCCTCGCCGCCTATCCAATCCGTTGACTTGTTTCGAATACCGAAATTGATCTCTATGTTTTTGGATTTACTGTTGGCATCCAACGTTTCATCCTTTGGTGGCACGTTTGCCGTCAAGGCATCCTTGTCCGTGGCCGTGATGCTGCCGTTTTCGGATCCCAAAAAATTCGCGGTGCAGATCGGGTAGCCATTTTGCGAAAAATTCGCCGGCGTCCAATTCTCGATCCTACTGGCATCGGTGGCAAACGTGCCCTCCACGGGGGCAACGGCCGGCGGACCCGGATCGGATGGTATGGGAGCCACACCACCTGTGCCGTCGTAAGGATTGTTGATCGTAAAGGCCGACATGTTCTCCATCTCACCGGCGGAGTTATACGTCATGGTTCCGGCCATGAGGATGCCCCGCTTGCTCTGATCGGGCTGAGCCCCCCAAAACTCACGGTTGTCCTCGTTGACCGGCACGGTGACGATGTATTCCCAATACCGCTTGCCCCCCGCGCTGTTGACCACGTCCGGATCTTCCACGGGGTCCATGTACACCGTCAGATTATGCGCGGTTCCGTTTTCGTCATAGACCTTGATGGTCGACTGGTAGGCATACTTGTCGTCGCCGATAGGTCCTTCCGCGGAGGTCGCGTCATACGTGTCGAACAAAGCCGTCAGTGGGCTCCCATCCAGATCAGCACCATTGAGCGGGTCCTCGGACAGTGGCGGCAAGCCGTCGTTGGTCACCTTGTCCGCCGATTGGGAATCCACGTTGACGATCATGTCCACCCGACTGGTGGCTTGGGGAGGAGACTGAAAATTGTTCAGCTTGATATCTTGCGGCACCCCCGCGATCTTGACTCCTGTCTGTTCGGTCATGGTCGAGTCACCACTGGCGGCCACGCTCGAATCCTCCTGCAACACCTCCCATCCCTGAACCCGATATCCATGGGTATCGACCAGGAATCCGTCCTGATCAAAAGTGAAGTTTCCCGCCCGGGTGTAATAACTTACTTCCTGACCCACGGGAGAGACCACGAAGAAACCGTTGCCGCCAATGGACAAATCCGTCGAAGACGTCGTGGTCTCGACCGAACCCTGGGAAAAATCACCACGAACCACGCCAATGGCCGCACCGCGTCCAATCTGGCCAATTCCAGCGGCAGTGGATATTTGCTGACTCAGGGCGTCCTCGAACTGCATGGTCGAAGCCTTGAATCCCACGGTCGACACGTTGGATATATTATTGCCGATAACGGTCATCCCTTCGCCATGAACCTTCAGGCCGCTGGTCCCGGAATACATTGATGCTGACAAACTCATATCTACCCCCTCATTTCACCATGCAACATGGACAAACCGCTACTAGCCTTCAGCTTCCGCCCGTGACGACGAGGCGTCGGTCGCTGACGAGTCCTCCGTGGAGGCCTTTTCCGTGGATGGCGTGTCGTCCGCGGACGATGCATCCTCCGTGGACGACGAAGATACCGACGAGGCCGAAGTTCCCTGGGTGACCATGGAAATATCGTCAAACCCGACCGTACGACCGTCGCCCAGCGTAAAAGAAGTCCCGTCGCTATTTCTTGAAATACCAACTATTGTTCCAGTGACCTTTGTATTCACGAGAACCGCGCTGCCATCGGAGCTTTCGGCCGCGAAATACACCGAGTATTTCCCATTCGGCGCTTCGTTTCCCGTGTATTCAAGTCCATCCCATGAAAAATTATACTCACCAGCCTGCATGGAATTCAAACTTTGCGTGCTTACGATGTTGTTATTCTGGTCATAAACATTGATTCGCACTGTCGACGCCGCATCATTCAGCGTGAAATAGATCGGCGTGACGCCTTCATCCATCTTCGTGATTGCGTTGCCCTCGGCGACCACATTCTTGCCAATGTAACTCGCGGCGCTCAAGGCATCCTGCTTGGCCAGGGTTTCATTGATCGATTCGATCCCGGCCGCGACATTGTTCATTTGCTCCAAGCTCGAGAACTGCGCCAACTGGGCAATGAATTCCTTATCATCGAGCGGATTGAGCGGATCCTGATGCTGAAGCTGCGTGACCAGCAGCTGTAAAAAATCATCCTTGTCCAGGGCGCTACTCGCGCTCGGCGACGAACTGGAAGTATTCGTTGTCGCGGAACTTAATCCGGAAAGAATGGAATCAACGGTCATACGGCGCTCCTGTCAGGCAAAGAGGTCCAATCCACCACTGGAATTTTTTTCCGTGTAC contains:
- a CDS encoding flagellar hook-basal body complex protein, which gives rise to MSLSASMYSGTSGLKVHGEGMTVIGNNISNVSTVGFKASTMQFEDALSQQISTAAGIGQIGRGAAIGVVRGDFSQGSVETTTSSTDLSIGGNGFFVVSPVGQEVSYYTRAGNFTFDQDGFLVDTHGYRVQGWEVLQEDSSVAASGDSTMTEQTGVKIAGVPQDIKLNNFQSPPQATSRVDMIVNVDSQSADKVTNDGLPPLSEDPLNGADLDGSPLTALFDTYDATSAEGPIGDDKYAYQSTIKVYDENGTAHNLTVYMDPVEDPDVVNSAGGKRYWEYIVTVPVNEDNREFWGAQPDQSKRGILMAGTMTYNSAGEMENMSAFTINNPYDGTGGVAPIPSDPGPPAVAPVEGTFATDASRIENWTPANFSQNGYPICTANFLGSENGSITATDKDALTANVPPKDETLDANSKSKNIEINFGIRNKSTDWIGGEDNAGKEGLNNLAELQGLLAAVDGGSYDSVADGLKAINGIASPEISALASTNYSTGSTTIFQSQDGYTAGFLQNISVDRDGVITGNYSNGQVLQLFAVTLATFNNNYSLYREGGNLFSETKSSGPPITGLANTGGKGSIASNSLEQSNVDLATEFVKMITTEKGFQANSKT
- a CDS encoding flagellar hook assembly protein FlgD translates to MTVDSILSGLSSATTNTSSSSPSASSALDKDDFLQLLVTQLQHQDPLNPLDDKEFIAQLAQFSSLEQMNNVAAGIESINETLAKQDALSAASYIGKNVVAEGNAITKMDEGVTPIYFTLNDAASTVRINVYDQNNNIVSTQSLNSMQAGEYNFSWDGLEYTGNEAPNGKYSVYFAAESSDGSAVLVNTKVTGTIVGISRNSDGTSFTLGDGRTVGFDDISMVTQGTSASSVSSSSTEDASSADDTPSTEKASTEDSSATDASSSRAEAEG